A genomic stretch from Caulobacter sp. FWC2 includes:
- a CDS encoding MFS transporter: MNTSASSVRLVDKTLAPRFALLCLGIWLNAADTLVTATIMPSVANEIGGYQYFGWSVAAYLTGSIVAGACSGKLSMALGLRTATALTGLVYAVGCAMSALAPEFITFILGRLIQGLGAGAVVALCYVAITALFPESLWPRVYGAVAGVWGAATLLGPLLGGLFAAAGFWRGAFWLFVVQAILFVGAVMIMLPAEKSDKGQSRIPSLQLFLLVVGVSLIGAAGVVASPRWAIGLAIAGVIGMAAMLAANARTHDRLLPRTAADLRSATGLGLLTIFACETAVIGFTVYGPAFIQVIHHASPLTAGYVTGAIAAGWTLCAMLVGHTPADKDGQLVRLGAGVILLGAILSAWAVPRGTLIEIALAFAVLGAGFGLCHAFIARRAIAAVPAEEQATASGAVPTAQLIGGAAGSAGAGAMANVLGFGHGVDLALAPTNGLILFGAFLPLAVVGFAAAWRLGRS, translated from the coding sequence ATGAACACGTCCGCCTCCTCCGTGCGCCTGGTCGACAAGACCCTGGCGCCGCGCTTCGCCCTGCTGTGCCTGGGCATCTGGCTGAACGCGGCCGACACCCTGGTGACGGCGACGATCATGCCCAGCGTCGCCAACGAGATCGGCGGCTACCAGTATTTCGGTTGGTCGGTGGCGGCCTATCTGACCGGCTCGATCGTCGCCGGGGCGTGCTCGGGCAAGCTCTCCATGGCGCTGGGCCTGCGCACCGCCACAGCCCTGACGGGCCTGGTCTACGCCGTCGGCTGCGCGATGAGCGCCCTGGCGCCGGAGTTCATCACCTTCATCCTCGGACGGCTGATCCAGGGCCTGGGCGCGGGCGCCGTCGTGGCCCTGTGCTACGTCGCCATCACCGCCCTCTTCCCCGAAAGCCTCTGGCCGCGCGTCTATGGCGCCGTGGCCGGAGTGTGGGGCGCGGCGACCCTGCTGGGTCCGCTGCTCGGCGGCCTGTTCGCCGCCGCCGGCTTCTGGCGCGGGGCGTTCTGGCTGTTCGTGGTCCAGGCGATCCTCTTCGTCGGCGCGGTCATGATCATGCTGCCGGCCGAAAAGAGCGACAAAGGTCAGAGCCGGATTCCCAGCCTGCAACTCTTCCTGCTGGTCGTCGGCGTCAGCCTGATCGGCGCGGCGGGCGTTGTCGCTTCGCCCCGCTGGGCCATCGGCCTGGCGATCGCCGGCGTCATCGGCATGGCCGCCATGCTGGCCGCCAACGCCCGCACCCACGACCGCCTGCTGCCGAGGACGGCGGCCGACCTGCGCAGCGCCACGGGCCTGGGCCTGCTGACGATCTTCGCCTGTGAAACTGCGGTGATCGGCTTCACCGTCTATGGCCCGGCCTTCATCCAGGTCATCCACCACGCCTCGCCCCTGACCGCGGGCTATGTCACCGGCGCCATCGCGGCCGGCTGGACGCTGTGCGCCATGCTGGTCGGCCATACGCCGGCCGACAAGGACGGCCAACTCGTCCGCCTCGGGGCCGGGGTGATCCTGCTGGGCGCGATCCTGTCGGCCTGGGCCGTGCCGCGCGGAACCTTGATCGAGATCGCTCTGGCCTTCGCCGTGCTGGGCGCCGGCTTTGGCCTCTGCCACGCCTTCATCGCCCGCCGCGCCATCGCCGCCGTCCCGGCCGAGGAACAGGCCACGGCCTCCGGCGCCGTCCCCACCGCCCAGCTGATCGGCGGCGCGGCGGGCTCGGCCGGCGCCGGCGCGATGGCCAACGTCCTCGGCTTCGGCCACGGGGTAGACCTGGCGCTGGCCCCGACCAACGGGCTGATCCTGTTCGGCGCTTTCCTGCCGCTGGCCGTGGTTGGGTTCGCGGCGGCTTGGCGGCTGGGACGGAGCTAA
- a CDS encoding extensin family protein has translation MRYRVPHNPRIEHEVRHRARLARYAGLVILWLIVLLMTFVAERKIPDQHLPWKPLSVVDPVGLATRVKAAQAGADPKLCRGIMAKAGVVYAEVPERTEGEFCELRDAVQLRSGLARLEPAEAPLVCKEALALTIWERQVVQPAADELLGQGVVGIEHFGSYACRRMYGQKDGPVSEHARADAIDIAGFRLTDGQVISIASDWTDPGPRGQFLRRVRDGACRVFLTTLSPDYNAEHRDHFHLDMSGWTTCS, from the coding sequence ATGCGCTACCGCGTTCCGCATAATCCGCGCATCGAGCATGAAGTCCGTCATCGGGCGCGGCTGGCCCGCTACGCCGGCCTGGTCATCCTGTGGCTGATCGTGCTGCTGATGACCTTCGTGGCCGAGCGGAAGATCCCCGACCAGCACCTGCCGTGGAAGCCGCTCAGCGTCGTTGATCCGGTGGGCCTGGCCACCCGGGTCAAGGCGGCGCAGGCCGGCGCCGATCCCAAGCTGTGTCGCGGCATCATGGCCAAGGCCGGCGTGGTCTATGCCGAGGTTCCCGAGCGCACCGAGGGCGAGTTCTGCGAGCTGCGCGACGCTGTCCAGCTGCGCTCGGGCCTGGCCAGGCTGGAGCCGGCCGAGGCCCCGCTGGTCTGCAAGGAGGCCCTGGCCCTGACCATCTGGGAGCGCCAGGTGGTGCAGCCGGCCGCCGACGAGTTGCTGGGCCAGGGCGTCGTGGGCATCGAGCACTTCGGCAGCTATGCCTGCCGGCGGATGTACGGCCAGAAGGACGGCCCGGTCAGCGAGCACGCCCGCGCCGACGCCATCGACATCGCCGGCTTTCGGCTGACCGACGGCCAGGTGATCAGCATCGCCTCCGACTGGACCGATCCGGGGCCGCGCGGCCAGTTCCTGCGGCGGGTGCGCGACGGCGCCTGCCGGGTGTTCCTGACTACGCTGAGCCCCGACTACAACGCCGAGCACCGCGACCACTTCCACCTGGACATGAGCGGGTGGACGACGTGTTCGTGA
- a CDS encoding SRPBCC family protein, translated as MPLDTADFPSDRELVLERIIDAPREKLYRCWTTPDLMPQWFCPKPWTVSNIRMDVRTGGNSYLEMNGPNGEVMPQPGVYLEVVPNEKIVFTDAFTETWKPSAKPFMVGIVTFEDLGDGKTRYRAVVRHWSAEDKAAHEQMGFHEGWGIVADQLAALAATL; from the coding sequence ATGCCGCTCGACACCGCCGATTTTCCTTCCGATCGCGAATTGGTCCTTGAACGGATCATCGATGCGCCGCGCGAGAAGCTCTACAGATGCTGGACCACGCCGGACCTGATGCCGCAGTGGTTCTGCCCCAAGCCCTGGACCGTCTCCAACATCCGCATGGACGTGCGCACCGGCGGCAACTCCTATCTTGAGATGAACGGCCCCAACGGCGAGGTCATGCCGCAGCCGGGCGTCTATCTGGAAGTCGTGCCGAACGAGAAGATCGTTTTCACCGACGCCTTCACCGAGACCTGGAAGCCGTCCGCCAAGCCGTTCATGGTCGGCATCGTCACCTTCGAGGACCTGGGCGACGGCAAGACCCGCTACCGCGCCGTGGTCCGCCACTGGAGCGCCGAGGACAAGGCCGCCCACGAGCAGATGGGCTTCCACGAGGGCTGGGGGATCGTCGCGGATCAGCTGGCGGCGCTGGCGGCGACGCTGTAG
- a CDS encoding alpha/beta fold hydrolase, whose protein sequence is MTRKLAGALAALTVSALFASTSAHAVEPFPAGFKASDIAVNGTTLHVRVGGTGPAVVLLHGFADTGDMWAPVATALAKTHTVIVPDLRGMGLSAHSAGGYDKKTQGEDIAAVMDALKVQKAQLVTHDIGNMVGYALAAQHPDRVTKWVVIDAPLPGIGPWDEILKLPMLWHFNFRGPDMERLVAGRERIYLDRFYNELSFTPASITEETRQHYAALYARPGAMHSAFEQFKAFTQDAVDNQAFAATSKLPMPVLAVGADHSFGERQAEVLRLVASDVTAKVLPNSGHWVMEEQPAATTAIITGFLN, encoded by the coding sequence ATGACCCGCAAGCTCGCCGGCGCGCTCGCCGCCCTGACTGTCTCCGCCCTGTTCGCCTCGACCTCGGCCCACGCGGTCGAGCCTTTCCCCGCCGGTTTCAAGGCCAGCGACATCGCCGTCAACGGCACGACCCTGCACGTCCGCGTCGGCGGGACGGGTCCGGCGGTGGTGCTGCTGCACGGCTTCGCCGACACCGGCGACATGTGGGCGCCCGTCGCCACGGCCTTGGCCAAGACCCACACCGTCATCGTGCCGGACCTGCGGGGCATGGGCCTGTCGGCTCATTCGGCGGGCGGCTATGACAAGAAGACCCAAGGCGAGGACATCGCCGCGGTGATGGACGCCCTGAAGGTCCAGAAGGCCCAGCTGGTCACTCACGATATCGGCAACATGGTCGGCTACGCCCTGGCCGCCCAGCATCCCGACCGCGTCACCAAGTGGGTGGTGATCGACGCCCCGCTGCCGGGCATCGGCCCGTGGGACGAGATCCTGAAGCTGCCGATGCTGTGGCACTTCAACTTCCGCGGCCCGGACATGGAGCGACTGGTCGCCGGCCGCGAGCGCATCTATCTGGACCGCTTCTACAACGAGCTGTCGTTCACGCCCGCCTCGATCACGGAAGAGACCCGCCAGCACTACGCGGCGCTCTATGCCCGCCCAGGCGCGATGCATTCGGCCTTCGAGCAGTTCAAGGCCTTCACCCAGGACGCCGTCGACAACCAGGCCTTCGCCGCCACGAGCAAGCTGCCCATGCCGGTGCTGGCCGTCGGCGCCGACCACTCGTTCGGCGAGCGCCAGGCCGAGGTGCTGCGCTTGGTGGCCAGCGACGTGACGGCCAAGGTGCTGCCGAACTCGGGCCACTGGGTGATGGAAGAGCAGCCCGCCGCGACCACGGCGATCATCACGGGCTTCCTGAACTAG
- a CDS encoding SDR family oxidoreductase: MNLFDLSGKVAIITGSSRGIGKAIAERMAEHGAKVVISSRKLEPCEEVAAALNARHGAGTAIAVPANIASKEDLQNLVDETRKAFGQVDICVCNAASNPYYGPLAGISDDQFRKILDNNIISNHWLIGMVAPEMRERKDGAIIIVSSIGGLRGNAIIGAYNISKAADFQLARNLAHEFGPDNVRVNCIAPGLIKTDFARALWENPETLKRATTAVPLRRIGEPDELAGAAVYLASKAGSFMTGQALVVDGGATI, from the coding sequence ATGAACCTCTTCGATCTCTCCGGCAAGGTGGCGATCATCACCGGATCTTCGCGGGGCATCGGCAAGGCGATCGCCGAGCGTATGGCCGAGCACGGAGCCAAGGTGGTGATCTCCTCGCGCAAGCTCGAGCCGTGCGAGGAGGTCGCCGCCGCCCTCAACGCCAGGCACGGCGCGGGGACGGCCATCGCGGTCCCGGCCAACATCGCTTCGAAAGAGGATCTCCAGAACTTGGTCGACGAGACCAGGAAGGCCTTCGGCCAGGTCGACATCTGCGTCTGCAACGCCGCCAGCAATCCTTATTACGGTCCGCTGGCCGGAATCAGCGACGACCAGTTTCGCAAGATCCTGGACAACAACATCATCAGTAATCACTGGCTGATCGGCATGGTCGCGCCGGAGATGCGCGAGCGGAAGGACGGCGCGATCATCATCGTCTCGTCGATCGGCGGCCTGCGCGGCAACGCCATCATCGGGGCCTACAACATCTCCAAGGCGGCCGACTTCCAGCTGGCGCGTAACCTGGCCCACGAGTTCGGGCCGGACAATGTGCGGGTCAACTGCATCGCGCCGGGCCTGATCAAGACCGACTTCGCCCGGGCGCTGTGGGAGAACCCCGAGACCTTGAAGCGCGCCACGACCGCCGTGCCGCTGCGCCGGATCGGCGAGCCGGACGAGTTGGCGGGCGCGGCCGTGTATCTCGCTTCCAAGGCCGGCAGCTTCATGACCGGCCAGGCGCTGGTGGTGGACGGCGGAGCAACCATCTGA